Proteins found in one Mucilaginibacter gracilis genomic segment:
- a CDS encoding DUF1349 domain-containing protein, whose protein sequence is MITISSCEQKKSPSTETATAETSAKKDSAQVKGTPCDKTISGVHFTKSVNNADSLTKVDANGKVTFSVGAKKDYFCDPNDDKLSNNTAPILLSEVDNTKAFTFISKVAPGFTEKGLYNAGVLYIYVHDNFWQKLCFEQDERGNHRIVSVRTIGTSDDNNHDVVTDLSVYMKISSDTRTVASYYSTDKKTWHLVRLYKNNYPAKIWVGFSAQCPIDNGTVSHFEDISLDQQSVKDFRLGN, encoded by the coding sequence TACCGAAACAGCGACGGCGGAAACCAGTGCTAAAAAGGATTCAGCGCAAGTCAAAGGCACCCCCTGCGACAAAACAATTTCCGGGGTACACTTTACCAAATCGGTCAATAATGCCGACAGCCTGACCAAAGTTGACGCGAACGGCAAGGTCACTTTCAGCGTCGGCGCAAAAAAAGATTACTTCTGCGACCCGAATGACGATAAGCTTTCTAACAACACCGCCCCAATACTACTATCGGAAGTGGACAATACGAAGGCATTTACTTTCATCTCCAAAGTAGCTCCCGGATTTACTGAGAAGGGCTTATACAATGCGGGGGTACTATATATTTATGTTCATGACAATTTCTGGCAAAAACTATGCTTTGAGCAGGATGAGCGAGGCAATCACCGGATCGTCTCTGTCCGCACGATCGGAACCTCCGATGATAATAATCATGATGTCGTAACCGATCTTTCCGTTTACATGAAGATCTCATCTGATACCCGCACCGTAGCCAGCTATTACTCAACAGACAAAAAAACCTGGCACCTGGTGCGATTATACAAAAATAACTATCCGGCAAAAATATGGGTAGGCTTCAGCGCACAATGCCCAATCGATAACGGCACGGTTAGCCACTTCGAAGACATCAGCCTGGACCAGCAAAGCGTTAAGGACTTTCGTTTAGGTAACTGA
- a CDS encoding glycosyl hydrolase family 8, whose amino-acid sequence MKHKAYCLIFLLFVLGSQATAQQKPHSLKRNGAFVKGVYTNLFKINGHTGREISFKINKAFDQLFYGDRSSQAIYFEAGVNHLGNLAYVLDVLHQDVRSEGMSYGLMITLQLNKKAEFDALWNFSMTHMYIEKPGHPAEGYFAWSVQQNGVRNAEGPAPDGEEYIVTALYMAAGRWGNGTGIYNYQAWADKILNQMRHHPIHTMINEEKKMILFVPQTKNAAFSDPSYHLPAFYELWALCGPKADRSFWAAAADTSRAYFQKTTNPSTGLSSDYADFDGKPVHTSYNPDADHFAYDAWRTVMNWSVDWNWWHKDVREKELSYRIQAFFYRQGIQTYGSVYTKEGELIRAGHPAGLVSTNAVASLASEHPKSKEFVEALWDLPVPHNIGDRYYGGLLYLMSLLHCSGKFQLFLPVVK is encoded by the coding sequence ATGAAGCACAAAGCTTATTGCCTCATCTTCTTACTGTTCGTCTTAGGTAGCCAAGCCACGGCGCAACAAAAGCCCCATTCCCTGAAAAGAAATGGGGCTTTTGTTAAAGGTGTTTATACCAATTTATTTAAAATTAACGGGCATACCGGCAGGGAAATAAGCTTTAAGATAAACAAGGCATTTGACCAGCTCTTTTATGGAGATCGTTCAAGCCAGGCTATCTACTTTGAAGCAGGTGTTAATCATCTTGGAAACTTAGCTTATGTACTGGATGTCCTGCATCAGGATGTCCGGAGCGAAGGTATGTCTTATGGGTTGATGATCACACTACAGCTCAACAAAAAGGCTGAATTCGATGCGCTTTGGAACTTTTCGATGACCCATATGTACATCGAAAAGCCGGGACATCCCGCTGAAGGATATTTTGCCTGGTCTGTACAACAAAACGGTGTCCGCAACGCTGAAGGGCCGGCACCCGATGGTGAGGAATATATTGTCACGGCCTTATATATGGCCGCCGGGCGCTGGGGCAATGGTACGGGAATCTACAACTACCAAGCTTGGGCTGACAAGATCCTTAACCAAATGCGGCACCATCCAATACACACCATGATCAATGAGGAAAAGAAAATGATCCTGTTTGTACCCCAAACTAAAAACGCTGCATTTTCGGACCCTTCTTATCATTTACCTGCCTTCTACGAGTTATGGGCGCTTTGCGGCCCAAAAGCGGATCGTAGCTTTTGGGCCGCTGCTGCTGATACCAGCCGGGCTTATTTTCAAAAAACAACAAATCCTTCAACCGGCTTGTCAAGTGATTATGCTGACTTCGACGGTAAACCTGTTCACACCAGTTATAACCCAGATGCTGATCACTTTGCTTATGATGCCTGGCGAACAGTTATGAATTGGAGCGTTGACTGGAACTGGTGGCACAAGGATGTTCGTGAAAAAGAACTAAGTTACAGGATACAAGCATTTTTCTACCGGCAGGGCATCCAAACTTATGGAAGCGTCTACACCAAAGAAGGCGAACTGATCAGAGCGGGCCATCCTGCAGGGTTGGTCTCTACGAACGCTGTCGCCAGTTTGGCTTCCGAACACCCTAAATCCAAAGAATTCGTAGAAGCACTTTGGGATTTACCGGTACCGCATAATATCGGTGATCGATATTATGGC